One segment of Candidatus Gracilibacteria bacterium DNA contains the following:
- a CDS encoding O-antigen ligase family protein, whose amino-acid sequence MIRKIVLGILLFLLPLHAFIVTVLKCKFAIDTDILRFWKEGIILILLLMTFFTQYKKYDWSLKKLYHKNTLLGLTTAFIVCSALYLYFPFFELKAASVLGFRYDVFFLFALLIGLYLPAGEEDIRFYMKMVFLSTFGILIVFLPWYLFGDIKSTVGLFGYSNEASTYTANACLSFAQNVEGGYARFQATFGGPIRMSVYLTLVGSLFMGYILSATRFTRTQKYTFIAIFGTLILTSIFFSYSKTSILGAIFAIALFSFLTFRYIYRRVITRKMYIQAGIALSLPIILVIILKWDMFLHLGSVLNRLENLGRSAEMFFYNPMGYGLGIAGPASQIGNSIESAGGTFIATSNVLTIHRFLPENWYVQILLEQGIIGLSIFVSLIIFIGYRLVSRIKQHRDFVSVGVATAYFSLCFMALFTHAFEEAASSYMLFFFIGILLHEGMMMERHSKK is encoded by the coding sequence ATGATTCGTAAAATAGTCCTTTGAATACTTTTATTCTTGCTTCCACTTCATGCTTTTATAGTTACGGTTCTAAAATGCAAATTTGCAATAGACACTGATATACTCAGATTTTGGAAAGAGTGAATTATTCTCATTCTGCTTCTTATGACATTTTTTACTCAATACAAAAAATACGATTGGTCACTTAAAAAGCTCTATCATAAAAACACATTACTCGGACTTACAACAGCATTTATTGTGTGTAGTGCTCTGTATTTATATTTTCCATTTTTTGAGCTAAAGGCTGCATCAGTTCTTTGATTTCGATATGATGTATTTTTTCTATTTGCACTTCTTATTGGTCTCTACCTTCCTGCTTGAGAAGAGGACATACGGTTTTATATGAAAATGGTATTTCTCTCTACTTTCTGAATACTTATAGTTTTTCTTCCTTGGTATTTATTTTGAGATATCAAAAGTACTGTATGACTTTTTGGATATTCAAATGAAGCATCTACGTATACTGCAAACGCGTGTCTCAGCTTTGCTCAAAATGTTGAAGGATGATATGCAAGGTTTCAAGCAACCTTTGGAGGACCAATTCGTATGTCTGTATACCTCACACTTGTAGGTTCACTTTTTATGGGATATATACTCTCTGCAACAAGATTCACTCGAACTCAAAAGTATACGTTCATAGCAATATTTTGAACTCTTATTCTCACATCTATATTTTTCTCTTATTCTAAAACTTCTATTTTATGAGCTATATTTGCCATCGCACTCTTTAGCTTCTTAACATTTAGATATATTTACAGAAGAGTCATAACTCGTAAGATGTATATTCAAGCAGGTATAGCACTCTCTCTTCCTATAATTTTAGTTATAATACTAAAATGGGATATGTTTTTACATCTCTGATCCGTTCTTAATCGATTAGAGAACTTAGGGAGATCAGCTGAAATGTTTTTTTATAATCCTATGTGATATGGTTTAGGGATTGCAGGACCTGCAAGTCAAATTGGAAACTCAATCGAATCAGCTTGAGGAACATTTATAGCAACTTCTAATGTTTTAACAATTCATAGATTCCTTCCAGAAAACTGGTATGTTCAAATCCTCTTAGAACAATGAATTATTGGACTCTCTATATTTGTATCGCTTATAATTTTTATAGGATATAGACTTGTATCTCGAATTAAACAACATAGAGATTTTGTAAGTGTCTGAGTCGCTACGGCCTATTTTTCACTCTGTTTTATGGCTCTCTTTACTCACGCATTTGAAGAAGCAGCGAGTAGTTATATGTTATTTTTCTTTATTGGTATTCTCCTGCATGAGGGTATGATGATGGAACGACATAGTAAAAAATAA
- a CDS encoding glycosyltransferase family 4 protein — protein sequence MKIAIVHEMLVKLGGAEKVVENWVKMYPQADVFTLIYDEKKVGKVFPKNKIHPQVFKLQTQRIYTLTHKQRLCLPFMAGSTEALDLSSYDVVLVSSSGFAHGVITKPETKTIVYYHAPARYIWDWTNEFKRGINAQSGLKGYVLNSLFLKLRQWDFIASKRHDITLSNSKTTQKRVLKYLRLKSEILYPPIETERFDKNVISKMSPKYTHYYIILSTLTEFKKIDIAVTAFKSIPSVNLIIIGDGEYRKKLKELSDGVSNISFAGAQYGDDLVSLVQKSDGLIFPGEEDFGIVPIEVMAAGKPIFALKKGGLTESVIAGETGDFFLKSDGSDFIEKFQMFHTNNMAGKYSSTLCKQQAKIFDKKLFEDRITQIVHRYN from the coding sequence ATGAAAATAGCAATAGTACATGAAATGCTCGTTAAATTGTGAGGAGCAGAAAAAGTAGTAGAAAATTGGGTAAAAATGTATCCACAAGCCGATGTCTTCACTCTCATATATGATGAAAAAAAAGTTTGAAAAGTTTTCCCTAAAAACAAAATACATCCTCAAGTTTTTAAACTCCAAACTCAACGAATCTACACGTTAACACATAAACAAAGACTCTGCCTTCCATTTATGGCTTGAAGTACAGAAGCTCTGGATTTATCTAGCTACGACGTAGTTTTAGTAAGCAGTTCAGGATTTGCTCATTGAGTTATTACGAAACCTGAAACAAAAACAATTGTCTATTATCATGCCCCTGCACGATATATATGGGATTGGACGAACGAGTTCAAACGAGGTATAAATGCGCAAAGTGGTTTGAAAGGATATGTGTTAAACTCATTATTTTTAAAACTGAGACAATGGGATTTCATAGCAAGTAAACGTCATGATATAACTCTCAGCAATAGTAAAACCACTCAAAAAAGAGTACTCAAATATCTCAGGTTAAAAAGTGAAATTCTATACCCACCAATTGAAACAGAAAGATTTGATAAAAATGTAATATCAAAAATGAGTCCGAAATACACTCACTACTATATTATCCTCTCTACTCTCACGGAGTTTAAAAAAATAGATATAGCAGTAACTGCGTTTAAATCAATACCTAGCGTAAATCTAATAATAATTTGAGACGGAGAGTATAGAAAAAAGCTTAAAGAATTAAGTGACTGAGTATCTAATATCTCATTTGCGTGAGCTCAATATTGAGATGATCTCGTCTCTCTCGTACAAAAATCTGATGGACTCATCTTTCCTTGAGAAGAGGACTTTTGAATTGTACCTATAGAAGTAATGGCTGCTTGAAAACCTATTTTTGCTTTGAAAAAATGATGACTTACAGAAAGCGTCATAGCTTGAGAAACATGAGATTTTTTTCTAAAATCAGATTGAAGTGATTTCATAGAGAAATTTCAAATGTTCCACACTAATAATATGGCCTGAAAGTATAGTTCAACACTATGTAAACAGCAGGCTAAGATTTTCGATAAAAAACTATTTGAAGACAGGATTACTCAAATTGTACACCGATACAATTAA